The window ACTTTAGTAGTTGAAATTTAAGCAAAGTCAGACGACGCGttgtctaatatttttttcataaaaatagaGCAAATGCTACGTAGAAAAAcccaattacattttaaaaagaatttaaccAACACACGGGCCCTCTTATAAAGCTAGGCCCAATTgtgtttgtcttttttatggtaattttgattttttaaaaaaaaatcatgcttttttatgtttttttaaataaatttttaatatatatttaaattaagatctctcctctcctctatgattttttattttttatatgtaacttttttttaataatggttgtttttaagtattttgtatgtatttaatttttaaagatatttttctaattttataagttttttatgttttatataatttaaccttattttttgtagtttttataataaatacaatattgcaagatattttttccctttgcttttattcaattaattttatgtgcatGTCTATTTCTAGtatcatttgatttaaaaaataatttaataaacaaaatcattgAACAAAATCAGGTAAATGAATCGTGttgcaagattaaatatcttgatttacattcACCTCTCAACTTTTTCCAATGCCGATTTAGTTAtcgttaagttttttttcatttgctgttatagataattatttatttatttaattagatgcgtgtataagcttttaatttatacttgatattttgatgtaaaaacccgtgtaaaaaaaaccatgtcaaaaaaacctacaatacatttaatttattttttttaaaaaaaaatatctaggacGCAATATAGCGTAAGTAAAAAATACCTGATTCTCTTGGACCGTGGATTCAATAACCTGTCAAATTGGATTTCATCTTAagccgagttttttttttatcaatttaaaaagctaATCCAATTAAACTTAGGTGACTCATCTAGTCAAAATTCTACAATAAGACCCAACTAGATCAACTGTAAAGCTTCAAAATAATGATAAACTTCATCAGTCCGATAACTATGATAAAACCAAAAGGCTCAGCGGTCTGCTTCAAAACATCTTCACATGCTATTAACTCAAAATGTCAGAAAcgtgttttaattaaaaagtattttgccAATAAGTCGGTTTATTTAAAATAGACTATCTTATGGACCCTCCCGAAGTTTGAAATATTATTCTTTCCCAGATACTGAATATCTAGTCCCGAGAGGGACACATatacttcaaaattaaatatttttagaaaatagaaCATTAGTatcgttaataaaaaaatataatcttgttGTAGTCAAATAGGGAGTATTCAAAGATCAAATGCGAACCCTAAATTTcccaattaaaagaaaagaaagaaaaaaagaaaaacaaataagactTGCTCGGAAAGCAAAATAAAGTGCCATTATAGAATCTTGATGAGTGCCATTCTTTGGAAAATAAACGAGTCAAAATTGGCAAATGTCGTGCCAAATACGTGTCATTTTGTCGACAACTTTCATCATTCAAGATGGTGCGTACCGAAAGGATGAAACATCCTTTTTTCCAATTCCCATGAATATGGATTGATCGACTACTTTTTGCCACAAATAATCCAtcgttttttattattattaagtagtTATCCTGTCAGCTTGtagatattttgattaattctataaattttaaaattaatgataatataaattttcaattgctattatattagtaattataaGACTCgaatctaaaattacaaaaaaaacaaacttttagaTGCCAAACTCTtatcacaaaataattaataatccaCCGTTCATGAACTATATATAGGTTCAGTGCATTACGAGACCAATTAAATGAGCGCAATTATCAATGTGATCAATtcgtctttttcatttttcctcTTTGATGATGGGAATTGCGTTCTAGAACCAATCTTAATTATTGTACATACTAAaattgatgttataatattattaaaagcaAGTAATAgtttagaatatatttttatataagatacAGTCtgatctatttattatttattatatatatatataataataataataagttaataagaacaaaaccaaataattCTAATAAGAATTTCTAATCAAAGGCCAAAAGTAATTTAAACTAGGCAAGAAACATaagaaaccttaaaaaaatagcaaaaatgtCTACTCTAGGTACAACTTGATTTCCATGAAAGGAGATTCTAACGTGTTTACAAAGAACAAGCTTGAAATGGATAAGAGACTCAAAGCtatcacttcttcttcttcttcttcttcttcttcttcttcttcttcttcttcttcttcttcttcttcttcatctgaGATGTGAAACGATGAAGATTCTTTTGGCGATTCACGCAAGCAGCagaaaatttcaaattgatgTTTGCAATGCGTGCTCAAGGCTATTATAATACTCCTTAAAACATTGGATACAAACTTCCTTCAGTTGGGCCCTCCTGGTTCGGGACTTCATGCCCATCAAGCCGCACGCTTTCCGGCTCCCAATTTATTTGGAACCATGCAGGGATCACCGGAGGAGTGGATAATGATAATTACCTTAAACTTAACACCTAGCTTTGTAGGTGATCCTTTTTAGAGTTTCAAAACTAGTTGACGCACTTTATGCTTACTTGCTAATTGAGCTAgccatttttattaaaacaaaataaatatgcgGCGGGTTTTTCACTTCAGAGCACTAGATATAGTTCATTAcagtaaaattactattttgcttttgaataaaaaataaatatgcggCGGATTTTCCcatttcaaaaactttaaaaaattaaattacttatTTATTCTTTGTGCCcccaaaaaaaagaattctttttgagttttttttttagaatacaataaaaatatgtttttatttttagaaaagacAAGCATCAACGCAtacatcatttttatccttccacacatttttttttaatttttagagttaTCAAGGAtattctagtattttttttaagttgaaaaataattttttattcgaaaaaGTTATTAACATCTATCCATTATGCATTACACATAAACATATAGGTGTTGTCAGCGTCCTTTAAAAGACTCATGtgacacctttttttttgttttttaaatttttttccttgtgttttttattgcttattctttttaatttagttcttatttttttgatttttttccttaccTTTTCTATTaggtttttattagtttttaattttatgattcaatcaaagtttatattgttttatttttttcaatttcactcccatccttttatttccttttctttttgttaaagttttttttcttttcaattcaatccttcaatttaaattttttttatgctctctaatttattttttattttcattcactcTCAatcttttcattataatttttttacgatttgtttttttcttattttcattcttcaatgtttgatttgttaAGGATTAGACTTTATGGTTTTCTCATTTATGATATTTCCAATCTAATGATACGagtcatgaatttgaaaaattaatgtagaatgacatttttttttatcttttttttttattttataattttatcactctacattattttaaaaaaatattggttttgtggttatcttcaatatttttttctattggttTATTTCAGTCTCATGATCTATATCACATGTTTTGCagactaataaatatttattttgaaataatatttttaatatgttcaaacttgtataatattttttttattcaattagtttCATATGTGTTTTCATTTccattatcttttattgattctaataaaaaaaattcagtaaataaaaatgaataaatatctcattttattatatcaaatattttgatatacatttatttatttatatagataattattgatttatttgattagatatttacataatattttcaatttatattttgaatttttttatataaaaaaatatattaaaatagcttgtatatccttttatttcaaatttttttttactaaatgaGGGTGAGCACGGATGAAATAAATAGTTATCAAATCAAGGGCGTGGTGTCATTATTGCCCCAAATAGATAATACCACTAAACCATGGGCAACGATTTGTCCTCTGCCTATGATTAATTTTAACTAATAGTAAATTAATTGCAATTTTAACTAATAGtaaattaattccaagaaaATCCCATTTTGAAGCATCTCTAGTAGAAGCTCACGTGCATGTGACTTTCTTTTCACTGTCGTCGtcagaaaagaaaacacacTAAGTTATGCTTGTTTatttactgtaaaaaaaaattttgagttgtttttttttaaaatgaattattttttgatatttaatagttttataaaaaataatttagaatttatttttcagtatttaattatattataaaaattagatagataataacttttaaattttttaatttttttcaatttattaaaagaatgaggaccaaatctaataaataaaaatattaatgaaaaatgaaattgaaaaataatctaattttataaattatttcaaataaaataaatataataaaaagaacaggGATcggatattataaataaaaaaatcaattacaaaaataataagagaaaagtaaataacaataaaaaaaacaatgattaaaattatataaaaatcaaattttaatcaaGTTCTAggggataaaattgaagaaaaaatttcaaaaaaaatatggggcaatcaaaagattgaaaatcaaatttgatataatcaataaataacaagaaattattgatttttttgcaacttctagaaagtgttctccatttaaaataataataaaaatactcttctcttcaaactaaaccaattttttttaataaaaaataaatataaaaaaatttaaaaaattattaaaaaaaaaaaaaacttcccaTGAAAAAGACTCTCATAAGAAACGGTCTTGGATTGCCCAAACAGGTACCCTAAACGTTTGaaaattatcattgaaaatCCAAGAAACTCCAATTTATGTAATTGAAAGAACCGAAGAAGTCATTCATGGAAAAGAAGAACaataaaacaatttgatttcAGAAATTAAAGATAGTACCAACCAAGCCCGAGGCTACATATCTTTCCAATTTTCTGCATGTGGTACGAGTCATGGGAGCAATCTGTCCGCACAATTTGATTCCGTTCAAACACGTGCATGCATTTGGACCGACAtcataaagatgaaaaataattaatttccaCGAACGGGAGAGGCATGACGGAGTACATTTCTTCTTGCATTTCTTTGCTAGAAATGTTTTGCTtagcgatatatatatatatatatatatatatatatatatatatatatatatatatatatataaacatgaaataattCCCAATCTCAAGTCTATTCCAGCATGTGAGAGCCATATAATCCGTACAGTTATTAAGCAACTTGCGAGCGAGAGTTTAAAATGGTATTGGAGGTTCACCGGTGGATGAAAAgaccaataaagaaaaaaaataaaaaaataaaaaagaagaagcaaattcCGGCACATGATTCAAGTCAAAGTTTGACATCTCCCAGTGAGTTCATCATTCTAAATGAAGAAAATTCTTTAAATGGCAAGAGCCTGTCTTCTGATTAGTTAGAATGGTACATACACACACCTTAAATTCAACTTTCTCGTTTATGCTACATTTtcacttcaataaaatttaaattatttttttattttaaattaactatatatatattattttaatttatcagtatcaaaaataatttttttaaaataaaaaaatgttattttaatatatttttaaataaaaaaatattttaaaaaataacattataacGTTTACGCACCTTTTAATTAGGGTAAAAAcactgaaattatttttatcaactcATCCCATGCATGACGCATGTAAAACTCCAACTGCCCCACCTACCAAAAAGCAACCAGGTCTACGACCTTTACAAGGTATCATGCGGTCCAGCCATTGGCTTAACTAGGCAGCATGCTTCTTCTACACGGTTAATTGCTAACCAGAACCGTGAAAAAACAGAGCCTCGACAGAAAAAGAAGATGCGAGGCACAGGTTGCTTCCGGTGGTCTCTATTGGGCCAGCAAGGCCATTATTTTGAGACTTTGTCCTGGTCCAAACTGTATTTTGTACTATCTGATTCATGCTGGTCATCGGCTCGCAGTCCGATAATTAAATCAATGACCAGTGGGACTGAAATGGTACATTTTTGAATTGAATCTGAATATTATTGATATCTGAAACTCAGGTTTCCTCGAcagaaattttcaaatttgatggCGTCCTCGTGCTATTACCACTTCCACATGCCATGAAAAGTCATTAACAGGCAATAAAAGATGATTCGAGATTTCTTTCATGGAAATGCCCGAGACTGTCTCGAGGCAGCCAAGCAAATTGCGCAGCCCAGCTGCCTCGCGTGTCTATTTTTTATACAGCTGAGCCACAAGTAGTATCCGGTGAAATCACCCAGAGAACTGTTGAtggaaattttttcaaaaaataaaaaattaacaccaaaaaaaaagggtaaagtaAGGACTAGATGGCTAGCTGCCCGGTCCTCTTCCAGAGAGTCCAGCAGCCGACCTACTTAAGAAAGCACTATCTACTAGTTCGCCTAAGCGGCCCAGTTATCTAGAAAAAATCCAAGGCCCATCAATAGgccgtcatcatcatcatgatgCATGAGAGAGCAAAGCCTGCTTTACTGAAATGCGATGAAACAAGAAcgttatatttatttgtttttgtgttttaaaaatatatttttaaaatttaaattaaattttattttttttatttcaaattaatattttcttaatatttttaaattattttaaaacgctgattttaaaaataatttttaattaaaaaaactttaaaaaacaacacttcAAAACAAGTCAAGACTCAGCTCTGGTAAGAATTTGATTGCAAGGGCCAGTAGAAAGCTGGGCCCACAACATTATACATCCTATCAACGAGTTAGTTTCATGATGGGTTTGATCTAAAAACCCTGCACATCACTTGTAGACTGTTACATAGCCATTCATTCCAACTTGCAGGTTAGAGATGCGAAGAAATGATCTTCGTTGCTCTTGCTCGTCGTTGAAGAACTGTATTGATCAAATGAGAGGGAACACGGAGGTTAACTTCCACAAGCCATGCACTCTTCCCGGTTCTGCAATGAGCATGCTGCCTGCGCCATATCAGAATTAACATCATCCTCTGCCTTGTTAGCATTTTCCTGTTCCATAACAAAACAACAAATTCTGTCAACaatcatgtaaaaatatttgCTTTCAAGGAAAATGCAATCTATTTAGGTAAAACTGCAAATCAGTTGTCTAAAAtggaaagattgaaaaaaaaaacatatgcttaaaaaataaatggtcaATAGTGAAACCATGCTTGATTTTCTACTTCTTTCCATATCTGCTTTAATAGTCTCCATTCTCAAAGTGGATTTTGTACCTTCAACAGGATGAACTATAAATGGAACAGATTTATGGAACAATTGAACATGGTCTAGTGATACAAGGAAGAGAAATTCGCATACATTGTTGAGAACAGTTGTGTCAACCGTGAATTTGATAGCATCTGCAGCAGCACGTGTTCTCAGGTAGTACATACCTGTTTTCAGGCCCTGTacagaaaacatgactaaatcAATAACAAACATATCAATGCATACACCCAAAACGCACTTTGAACATTCATAGCATAGAGAAACATATGCTATACTGTTTTCTTTTCCCAGTGACAGGTTACGCAGCCTCGGTAGCAACATAAAGTGCAAACGTGATCAGGAGTGGTGCCCTGCAATGAGCATGCAGTGTATTTATACtgcaaattaataaatataagcaCCATACCTTTGACCAAGCATGGAAATGCAGGGAAGTTAGTTTCCCAAGATCAGGTTGCTCCATGTGAATGTTCAGACTCTGACTTTGGTCTATGTAGCATCCACGATCAGCAGCCATGTCAACCAATGTCTTTTGCTTGATTTCCCACACCGTCCTGGTATCACAAAGTAGTTCTGCCTTGGCATGAAAAGATACAAATATGCTACTAAATATAGGATATAGACAAGATGAAGATAACCGTACTTATAGATAGCTTTTAGCTGCTCGGGAATCTCAGGGATTTTTGAAACCGAACCACTTTCAtttattatcttgtttttaagAACAGGTGACCAGAGACCCATCTCCGTTAAATCATGAAGGAGGTGTTTGTTCATCACAACAAATTCACCGCTGAAAATGGATGTGGTTAGATGGCAGAGGGAAGAACAACCACACTTTACAGAAATCAGCCTGGTAAAGCAAAACAAACCTTAAAACTCTGCGGCTATAGATATTGGATGTATAAGGCTCAAAACATTCATTGTTGCCAAGTATCTGACTTGTTGAAGCAGTGGGCATAGGCGCTATGAGAAGGGAATTTCTTACACCCCTTTTGGAGATCGTTTCCCTAAGAGCATCCCAATCCCACCTATCTGATGGTGTCACACCCCACATGTCCATCTGCAAAATCccctgaaagaaaagaaaggttgCTCAAGTTCTAGCAATCTTatatttcatgtcttctcgaGGGCATGTATCAAGGCATCCAATAGAATATGACATCGGCAAAATGCCATATCTTGGGTGATTTCTTTGCATGATGAGTCattttgaggaagaaaaaggaGCAAAAGTACACCCTTCTCTCTGTATTTCTCAAGCATTATCTATATGAGAATGAGACTGCTTCCTAGACCAAGCTCACCGTGTTATCCCTTTTGAAACATCTCTCAAATTCTTCTGAACATTAAGTCTAACATTTGCACCATCCTATAAAGCCAAGGCATGAACCAAAGAAACAAGATAGCAGAGGTCATCTAGTTGAAAATCAGACACCAGGGCATGCCATCTGAAACGTCTTTGGAATACATTCACTGAAACTGATAAAATCAGAGACCCTCACCTTGCTCACAGGGCTTCCACAATATGTTTCATAAGGGCCATCTTTAGCAGCCAGCTCAGAAGAAGATCTCAGAGCATGGTAGTATATGGTTTCAAATATGTCTTTGTTTAGCCTTTTTGCCTGTTACAAACAAGTGAAAAAATCAGTCTGGATGAACAATGCAAATGAAACCATGTCATATTTGAGAGAAGCAAATTAATACCTCTGACGAATCAAATGGCATGCCAAGCAAAATGAAGGTATCAGCAAGACCTTGAACACCAATACCAATTGGTCGGTGTCTTAAATTTGGCTTCCTTGCAGTTTCAACGGGATAGTAATTAACATCTATGATTTTATTAAGATTTGCAGTGATCGTCGTTGTAACCTAAGATAGCAACAAAAGTATATAAGAAACCAAAGTCTCCCAGATAGAATAATTCAGATttcttaaaagataaaaagatataGTTCTATCTTAAATATATCTAGTGTGACTGAGTTTCTAGAAACAAATGTTCAGCAGCATGCTTGTCACTATGCGCAACAAGTTAAATTTAGAGATCTCCTACATTCTAACTAAAACAAACCTCTGctagtttttcaaaatcaaagtatCTGTTCTTTGATTCTCTACTTCCAACCATCTTGGAAGACTGTGATTCCGCAGGTACCCCCTACAGAAAGAAGTAGAGATTGTTGAGCagcatattaaattattaataaggtaaggaaaaaaaagatctgGTAGACGAAACTATCAATGCAACATTCATTTTCAGTGTCCCACCCTTTCCATGACAAATCGTGGAAGAGCAACGGATGCCAGATTGCAAACTGCTGTTTCTGTTGGACTTGTGAACTCAATAACTTCAGTACAGAGGTTTGAGGACTTGATAGTGCCCAGATTCTGCTGGTTGCTTTTCCTGTTGCAAGAATCCTGAACAAATAAAAGGTGCATTTAGAATACACTAAAAACAATGTGGAAAATTGTTATGCCTATAGCCATGGTAAATTACATGTAATACCTTGAAGAGCATGTAAGGTGTTCCTGTTTCAATTTGGGAATTTAAAATCTCAAACCAGAGTTTCCTAGCtgaaataattttctttgccCTATCCTATATTCATAAACACACAAGTAATTGTCAGTTCCAGTGCAGACAAATACCTCAACATTTTGATACAAACAATCATCACAGAAGTAGCAAGTTTTCTACCTCTCTTTCATACTGAGCATACAGTTTTTCAAATTCTTGTCCCCAACAATCAGCCAAACCTGGAGCCTCACTAGGGCAAAACAAAGACCATTTGTCATCACCTCGAACTCTTTCCATGAAGAGATCAGGAATCCAAAGAGCAAGGAATAAGTCTCGAGCTCGATGTTCTTCCTGCAGAAGGCATCAAGAAGAAAATGCACAAGATCgagtcatgaaaaataagaaaggaaaattcaagGATCTGAatcaaaaagaacaaaataagggATCTTTTTCATTTGGAACTAACCGATATATACCCCTACTTAGATTAAGATCAATGTTATGTAAGGCCATTAAGTAATGAACATACCTTTCCATGGTTTTTTCTGAGATCTAGAAACTCAAAGATATCGGCATGCCATGGCTCCAGATATATAGCGAAAGCACCTAATCAATACAAAAAGATTGGccgttgaaaaaaataaaataaaaaagacaacccAATTAGCATAGACAAAATTTAACTACATTCATGCAAAATCACTCTGATCTGCTGTCTTGCTTTATCCATAAAAAACTTGCACTCAAaggcattaaaaaatataagcaacACAATTGAGCTTATACCTTTCCTCTTCCCTCCTCCTTGATCAACATAGCGAGCAGTGTTGTTGAACACTCGAAGCATGGGAACTATACCATTGGAAGTACCATTTGTCCCCCGAATGTAACTGCCTGTGGCGTGGATATTATGAACAGCAATACCAATTCCTCCAGCTAATTTGCTAATAACAGCACACTCCTTCAGAGTATCATATATGCCTTCAATGCTGTCATCTTTCATGCACAGGAGAAAGCAACTGCTCAACTGCCATATCAACCGATCACCCAACgccaaataaataacaaaatcacaTGAGCAATTCATGTAGATTAGCACTGTTATTCAGATAATGGAGAACACTGATACAACAAACATACTTGAGGCTGGGCAGTCCCTGCATTGAAAAGGGTAGGGGTAGCATGAGTGAACCAACTTTGAGACATTAAGTGATAAGTTCTGGTGGCAGATTCAATGTCATCTTTGTGGATACCAACAGCCACTCTCATCAGTAGGTGCTGTGGTCTTTCTACAATCTTTCCATCAACCTTCAAAAGGTAGGACCTCTCAAGAGTTTTGAAGCCAAAATAATCATATTCAAAATCCCTGTCATAGAGGATCTCACTATCCAGCCGTTCAGCATTCTGATACCAATAAAGGCATTGGTTATTATATACatacataatttatataattcctCGGTCACagattaatagaaaaaatggTTAGTTTCGCATGTTGGCCACACCTCTGTTACCACAAgcttgaaaacaataaaacaaaaattaagatgaGTTTACCTTCATGATTATTTCATAGACATCATCTGCAATGAGAGGAGCCTTCTGCCCAGACCCCTTATTTAAGTTATTATACATTAATTTGATCCTGCATTACAAGCCTTTAAATCAATTTCAagtaaatacaaaatacaattaaatcaaaacaaaaccccATGAAACCAAATACTCACGTCTCCGAGAAggatttttttgtattcttATGCAGCCTCGAGACAGAAATTCTTGCCGCCAACTGCACCAcattatcaaacaaaaacaatcaagtTCAACACAAACCTATCAGTAATTAACTAATCAAACTGACTTCAAGCAACAGAAATCACCACGTAAGCAATTATCCCCGATCGATCAAAACCCAAACGAAAATCACCTCAAGCAGCCCAAACAACCACTAAAAAACACAGTTGCACTAAAACACGAGCTTGGCAACAAAtttgacacacacacacgataaaccacaaaaatcaaaattaacaaaacaccaGATTGCAAAAGATTACAAAATCACTGACCAAAGCATAATCAGGGTGATTAGCAGTCATAGAAGCCGCGGTCTCAGCAGCTAACTCATCAAGCTGGGTTGTAGTGACACCTCTATAAACCCCTGCACAGACTTTCTGTGCCACAAGCACTGGATCACAGTGATCGTTACTTAACCCATAACTCAATTTCTTTAATCGAGCAGTTATCTTATCAAAACGGACCGGTTCTTGGCGCCCATCTCGCTTGATCACGTACATGGTTGATAGATATATTTGAATTGGATAATTTAAAAGGAAGTGAATGAGTGAGGAATTTTATCGAACATGTAATGTGGATTGTTAGTGTAAACGGAGATGAGTGCTTATTTATAGAGAGAGATGGTGTAGAGAGGAAGGAGAGTACGAGAGAAGCTAGTGGGAATTTTGaaggatttgaatttgaaagttttatgaggtttttttcttttcttttatatatatatattttttattatgtttgtgGTTTGAGGGAATAATTCAAGTTTCCCGCTAGAAGTATCTTCAGGCATTTATATTATTAGGGTAGTGggtttaatttttccttttcgaGCCTAtcaaatatcattaatttttgttaatcaaGCTTTTGGTTAAATTTCACTGtgaaaaaaatagtcaaatttCAATTGATCTCTTTATTTTCAGTGCAAATAACATGCTTTTGAGTAATTAAGGGGGCTAAACTTTGTTGCAGCAAGTAAACTAACCTTAATGTTGGTGATT is drawn from Populus nigra chromosome 5, ddPopNigr1.1, whole genome shotgun sequence and contains these coding sequences:
- the LOC133693946 gene encoding ribonucleoside-diphosphate reductase large subunit-like — its product is MYVIKRDGRQEPVRFDKITARLKKLSYGLSNDHCDPVLVAQKVCAGVYRGVTTTQLDELAAETAASMTANHPDYALLAARISVSRLHKNTKKSFSETIKLMYNNLNKGSGQKAPLIADDVYEIIMKNAERLDSEILYDRDFEYDYFGFKTLERSYLLKVDGKIVERPQHLLMRVAVGIHKDDIESATRTYHLMSQSWFTHATPTLFNAGTAQPQLSSCFLLCMKDDSIEGIYDTLKECAVISKLAGGIGIAVHNIHATGSYIRGTNGTSNGIVPMLRVFNNTARYVDQGGGKRKGAFAIYLEPWHADIFEFLDLRKNHGKEEHRARDLFLALWIPDLFMERVRGDDKWSLFCPSEAPGLADCWGQEFEKLYAQYEREDRAKKIISARKLWFEILNSQIETGTPYMLFKDSCNRKSNQQNLGTIKSSNLCTEVIEFTSPTETAVCNLASVALPRFVMERGVPAESQSSKMVGSRESKNRYFDFEKLAEVTTTITANLNKIIDVNYYPVETARKPNLRHRPIGIGVQGLADTFILLGMPFDSSEAKRLNKDIFETIYYHALRSSSELAAKDGPYETYCGSPVSKGILQMDMWGVTPSDRWDWDALRETISKRGVRNSLLIAPMPTASTSQILGNNECFEPYTSNIYSRRVLSGEFVVMNKHLLHDLTEMGLWSPVLKNKIINESGSVSKIPEIPEQLKAIYKTVWEIKQKTLVDMAADRGCYIDQSQSLNIHMEQPDLGKLTSLHFHAWSKGLKTGMYYLRTRAAADAIKFTVDTTVLNNENANKAEDDVNSDMAQAACSLQNREECMACGS